The nucleotide sequence CCGCCGACACCACGCCCCGTCTGCAGGACACCGTCCGCCTCTCGGCCGAGGGGCTCGCCAAGGTGCTGGGCGACCTCGAAGCGCGCGTGCTGCAGACCGTCTGGGACCTCGGCACCCCGGCGCCCGCGCGTGCCGTGTACGAGCGGGTCGCCGAGGAGCACCCGGTGGCGCCGCTGACCGTGATCGCTGACCGTGATCACGGTGCTCAACAAGTTGGTCGACAAGCGCATCCTCGAGCGCCGCAAGGTGGAGGACCTCTACCACTATTCAGCCCGGATGTCCGAGCCCGAGTTCATGGCGCACGCGTCGCGCCGGGTCGTGGAGGGCATCCTGTCGTTCGAGCCGGAGGCGGTCGCCGCCTCGATGGTGGACGTGCTGGCCGAGCGCGACCCCGAGCAGCTCGCGGAGCTCGCGCGCCTGATCCGCCGTCGCATGCGCGAGACGGGCGAACCGCAGGGCGAGCCGGCGCCGCCGTCCCGCGCGCGGAGGAAGCCCTAGGGTGATGAAGCCGCCGAGGCGGTCGCCCGCGCCGCCCCCGGCGGCCGCGCCGGGCGCGTCCGCGCCGTCGTACCTCCGCGCCTCGACCCGGGCGCGCGAGAACCGGCAGCGCCGCGTGCTCCTCCTTGGCATGGCGACGGCGGTGCTGCTCGCCCTGGCGCCCGTCGTCGGCCGCCACGTGATCGGCGCCGCCCACCAGCCGCTGACGGGCATCGACCACATTGGAGCGCTCTGCCTCGTGGCGTTGCACGTCCTGCTCACGCCGGTGCACGAGGCGCTACACGTCCTGCTGGCCGGCGGCTTCGCCTACGCGGTGTGGGACCGCGCACGCGCGTGGCGGCGGGCGCGGCGCGCCCTGACGCCGCTCGACGGGGTTGTGCCGGCGCGCGGCGACGCCTTCTGGGAGGCAGCCGCGCGCGGCGGGCTCGATCCGGCGAGGCTGCGGGTCGTGGCCGGGCTGCCGTCGCCGGCGTTCACCGCGGGTTGGCTGTCGCCCGTCGTCTACGTCGCGCGCGAGCTGGTCGAGGACGGGCCGCGCCGGCTGCCGCCGGAGGAACTGGCTGCGGTGATTGCGCACGAGCGCGCGCACGTGGTCCGGCGCGACCCGCTCCGGTTCTCGCTGTTGCGCGCGACGGCGAAGACGCTGTTCTGGATCCCGGGACTGCGCGGCCTCGCGGACGACGTGGCGGACGAGGCGGAGATCCGCGCCGACGACGCGGCGGCGGCCGTCGTGGGGCCGCTGACGCTCGCCTCAGCCCTCGTAGCCCTCGCGGCGTGGCGTCCGCCGGCCGCGGCCTTCGGCGAGCCGATGCCGGACTACACGGTCGGCTTCGCCCACCCGGTCCGCTCCATGCCCACAGGCGTGAGCCGGGCGGGCGTGCCGTTCGTGCGCCACGATCTGCTGGACCGCCGGGTGCGCCGCCTCGCCGGCGAGGACACGACGCCCGCGTCGCGCGTCACGCGCCGCTCGCTCGCGAGCGCGGCGGCCGCGCTGGTGGTGGTGTGGACGTCGGGCCTCGTGGATGTACACGAGCTGCCGCATGACACGGCGGCGAGCGGCGCGGTCGCTGTCGCGCACGCGGCGCACTGCCACCATCTCCGCACGTCCGCGATCTCGCACCTGTTCTGCCGGCTCGGCGCGACTGGCGGGTGGATCACCCCCGGCGGCTCCGACTGTCCGCACCGGGCGCGACCGGGCGCGCCGCCGCCCATTGGCGGCGCCTGACGGGCGCCGCGCGCCCACGATCCCCCGGTATTGTTGCGCGCTGGTACGTCCCACGGTCTGTAACGCAAGACGGACCGTCCCGTGCCTTCTGACCCGTGCCCTGGCGTCGTCCGCTGGCGCGCGCTGACTCCGCGACCGCCGGTCGCCGGCCCCCTCCGCCCCCGCGTTCTGGCCGCCGTGCTCGGGGCGCTTGCTGCCGAGGGAGGGGCGCGCCGCTTGGCGGCCCAGACAGACTACGACAACACGGACGGGGGCCGTCCCCTCACCACGGAGGGCGCGTACCCGGTCGGACGGCGCGCCCTCGCGTTCCCACTCGCGCCGCTGCGCGTGGAGCGCGCGCGCGGGGCGGCTTCTACAGCTGGGGCATCGTGCCGGCGGTCGCCCTCGGCGTCCTGACGCGCACGCAGCTCGAGGTCGGCGTTCCGCTGGCGTACGTCGGTGGCACCGCCAGGCGACGCGCGTCGGGCCTGGCGGACGTTGAACTCTCCATGCTCCGCAACCTCACCGTTGAGTCGGCGATCCCCGCGCTCGCACTGGTTGGCGACGTACCGATTCCCGCCGGCGGGTTTGGGCCCGACCGGGCGTACCCGTCCCTCAAGGGCATCGGGACGCAGACGGTCGCGTGGGCACGGTTCCACGTGAACGGCCAGCACACGTTCGGTGACCGCCTCAGCCGCGACGCGACCGACCTCGCCGCCGCGGATTCTGCCGGCGTACCGGACTGGTGCCGCCCGGTCACCGGACGCCCCAGAGCGGTGCACTCTATCCGCGGGCAGGTGACGACGTTGGCCCCGGCGCGGCGGAGCTATCGCAATGGCAGGCAGGCGTCGCCGTTGACCGCACCTTTCCCCTCCGCGCCCTCCTCGTGACCAGTGAGGTGGTCGCACGCCGACCGCTGCGCCGGGGCGAGGACGTGGAGTCGAGCACGGGCGGGGGCGTCCGCTACCAGCTCAGTTCCCGCGTCGCCGCCGATGCCGGCGCGGGCTATCGGCTCACGGGAAGCGAGGGGGGCTGGTTCGCCACGTTCGGCGCCGCCGTCGTCGTTCGCCGGCTGTAGTCAGGGCGCTGCGCCGCCGTCGCCTGCCGCCGCGTCCGTCCTGCGCTCCCGTCACCGCTTGGCACCTCGCGCCGCACCACCTGCCGCACCAGCTCCCGCTCCGCGGACGCGCAGGGCGAGCGCACCCGGGAGGCGCCGCCACGTCCTGTCGGCACCACCACACCGAGCGCCCCCGCCTCGCCGGGGCCCGCCTGACGCACGCGCACGCGCTGAGCCCACCGTTCGTCTGGCGTGCGCCGTGCGCGCGGCGTATCGCAGCGCCTCTCCGCGCCTCTCCGCGCCTCTCCGCGCCTCTCCGCGCCTCTCAGCGCCTCTCAGCGCCTCTCAGCGCCTCTCAGCGCCAGACGCGAACGCCCGCCACCAGACCTGCCGTGCGGTCCGACTCGCCCGCGGCCCGCGCCAGGCCTGCCGACCCGCCCGTGCGCCGGAACCAGGAGAGCCCCACGTAGGGCGCGAAATCACGCCGGAACTCGTAGCGCAGGCGCACCCCGAGCTCCGCGTCGGTGAGGCCAGGAGCGTACAAGAACTCTGGCACGCGCTGGACGACCGCGTGCAGCTCGGCGCGCGGCTGCACGATGAGCCGCTGCGTCAGCAGGAAATCGGTGGTCCCCGCGATGCGCGCCGAGACCTGTCCTGTCGGGCTCACGTACAGCGAGGGTTCGAGCGTGAACCACCCCGGTGCGAGACCCTCCATCCCAAAGTGCAGCAGCCCCCGCGTGCGCAGCGGGCCGACCTCGCCACGCCGGCTCTCCACGCGCACGCCGACGAGCGCACTCCAGAACGGCGAGACAAGCCGACCGTAGTTCACGTCGCCGCGCAGGTCGATCTCCCGCCCGCCACGCGTCGGCTGCTCGGCGTCGACGTTGAGGAAGACGCGGTGGTAGTCGCCGCCGATCCAACCCGTGCCGTCGAGCGTGATCGGCAGGGCTGACTCGCCCGAGGCGATCTCGAGCACTTCGGTCAGCAGGAAGACGCGGCGCGTGCGGTCCATCATCATCCCGTGCGCCGGTCCCGTGCCCTGTCCGTGCGACTGTCCGGTCACCCGACCCGACCGCCCGCCCGTGGTGTCGCCCGTGATGCGGGTCGGCGGCTCCGTCCCAGGCGGCGCCGGCGTGCTGGGCGATGCAGGCGTGCCCTGCGCGCCCGCCGGCCGCGCGGCCATGGCGGCGAAGAGCAGGGCCGCCGCCGCCGCCCACGCGCGCCGCCGCCTCACCTGACGTGTCGCGCCGCGCAGTGCGCAGCCGCCCGTGCGCGTACCAGCCAGGCCGCTCATCGGGCCTCCTGCGCGGTGACCGGCGCGCCACCCGTTGGCGGCACGACGTCGAAGACGCGGAACATCCCCATCTCCATGTGATACAGCACGTGACAGTGGAAGGCCCACGGCCCCAGGTCGTTCGGGACCGTCACGAACGACACGCGGTCTGCGGGCTTGACGTTCACCGTGTGCAGCCGCGGACATAGCTCGCCGTTCCCGTTCTCGAGCAGCATCCACATGCCGTGGAGGTGCATCGGGTGCGCCATCATCGTGTCGTTGACCATCGTGAAGCGCACGGGCTCCCCCTGCGTGAGCCGCAGCGCGTCCGGCGCGTCGGAGAACTTGACGCCGTTGATGGACCACATGTACCGCTCCATGTTGCCCGTCAGGTGCAGCTCGATCTCGCGCACCGGCTGGCGCCGCGACTCGGGGTGTGGCGTGAGGGCGCGTAGGTCCGTGTAGACGAGCACACGCCAGCCATCCTCGCCGAGCCCGGGCCCGGGCTCGGCGAGCCGACTCCCGGTGACCTCGGCCGGCTTGGTCATGGCGGTGTCGTGGTCGTCCGGGCCGTGGAGCATCGGATCCGGGAGCGTGCCGAGCGGGCGGAGCCCCGTCTTCCGCTCGATGCTGCCGTCGTACAGGCGCGTGCCGGGCTCCCACGGGCGTGGCTCGGCCATGCCCCCCATGGCCATTCCCCCCATCCCGCTCATGCCGGCCATGTCGTGGCCGGCCATCGCGCCGGCGGGCTGTCCGCTCGACTGCTGCCCTGTGGGCTGCCCTGTGGGCTGCCCTGTGGGCTGCCCTGTGGGCTGTCCCGTCGCCGGCATGCCGCCGTGGCCGGCGTGCCCGGTGGCTGGCGAAGGAGCGGGCGCCGGCGTCGGTGCGCCATGCCCAGCGTGGCCGCCGCCCGCGCTGGATGGCGCTCCCATGCTTCGGCCGCTCATCCCGCTCATCCCGCTCATCCCGGCGTGGCCGCCCATCGCCATGCCCATGTCCATCATGGTCAGCTCGGGCCGCGGCCGCCGGCGCGGGATCGGGCCCGCCATGCCGGCCTGCGGCGCGAGGGTTCCGCGCGCAAAGCCGCTCCGGTCCATCGACTCGGCGAAGATCGTGAAGGCGGCGGCAGCGTTCGGCTCCACGATCACGTCGTAGGTCTGTGCGATCTCCACGCGGAACTCGTCGACCGTCACCGGCTGCACGTACTGCCCGCTCACGGCGACGACCGTCATCGGGAGGCCCGGGATGCGCACGTCGAAGTACGTGCCGGCGCCCGCATTGATGAAGCGGAGCCGCACGCGCTCACCCGGACGGAAGAGCCCGGTCCAGTTCGCCGCCGGCGGGAGCCCGTTGCACAGGTACGTGTAGACCGGCGCGGTGATGTCCGAGATGTCGGTCGGGCTCATGCGCATCTGTGCCCACATCCAGCGCTCGCGGATCGCGTCGCGCCATCCCATGCGGTCGACATCACGGAAGAAGTCTGCAGCCGTGCGCCGCTGGAAGTTCGAGTACGTCGCCTGCTTCTTCAGCCGGTCGAGCACACGGTACGGGTCCTCGAACATCCAGTCGGAGAGCATGACGACGTACTCGCGGTCGTACGCGAACGGCTCCGGCTCGGCCGGGTCGATGACCAGCGGTCCGTAGTGGCCCACCTGCTCCTGGAGCCCCGAGTGGCTGTGGTACCAGTAGGTGCCGTACTGCTTCAGGGGGAAGCGGTAGGTGAACGTCGTGCCTGCCGGGATGCCCGCGAAGTTGACCCCCGGCACGCCGTCCATCGGGTTCGGGAGGATGATCCCGTGCCAGTGGATGGACGTGTCCTCGCGCAGGGCGTTCGTGACGCGGATGATGGCCTCGTCGCCCTCACGAAACCGCAGCAGCGGCCCCGGCACGGTGTCGTTCATCGCGACCGCGGTCGCGCGGCGCCCGTCGACCGTGATCGCGGTCTCCGCCACGCGCAGGTCGACGCTCGCGGCGCGAGCGGCCGGCGCGAGGCTCGCGCGCGCCGTCGGCGCCGGGCCGTGGCCTGCTGACACCTGCGCGTACGCGGGCGTGAGCCGGTTCACGGCGGCGAGGGCGCCCATCGCCCCGGCGGCGTGCAGAAAGTGCCGGCGCGAGACCGGCGTGGTCGCCAGCGCGCCGCTCTCGGGTACGCCGTGCACGTGTGTGTGGCGGGACATCAGACAGACGGGAAGACGGTGAACCGGTGAGCCGGCAGGCGGGCAGCGCCTGCCGATCCGGCGGCCAGCACGCGCGCAGCATTCTCGGGGGCAGCCTCGCTCCGCGGCCGACGCCGGCCCGGACGTCGACCCGGGTCGGCCGGACCGCCACCAAGCCAGGCGCGCGGGCCCTGGTGCGACGGGAGCCGGCGGGATCCGTCCGGTGTCTGCGCAAACACGAGGCTAGCGCGTTGCATTCTACGCATGATAAAATATACGCGTGGACGCCGCCACCAGGGCAACTCCTGTCAGAATGCGGGCGCCGGCCCGCGTCGGGCTCGTCGCGTGAACGACGGACGGGCGCCGTCTGGGCACGCTGCGCACGCGAGCACGCGCGCGAGCGGACGCGGCATCCGGGGGCGCGTCGGCGTCCCCCGTCCCCGGGGCAGGCGCGTCCACGCGCCGGCGACTCGCGCCGGGTCCGCACACCTTCCGTCGGGTTCAGTCGTCCCGAGGTGCCTTTCGATGCGATTTGATCTCCCTCGTGCTCCCCTCCTCGTCGTTGCCGTGTTGGTGGGCAGCGGATCGGCCGCCCACGGACAGTCGTCGGATGCGGGCGCGCACCCAGGTGCCCACGTGGTCGGATCGGTGAGCGCCTCGGCGGCCATGCCCGCGCGTGCGACCGGGGATTCCGCGTTGCTGACGGGCGCCTTGGGAACGCGGTCTCCGAGCGGTGCGGCCGTCCGCGAGGGGGCGACCGTACGTCTTGCCTGGTCCGGTGACGTACCCGGCGCCGTGCGGGACTGGGCGGTGCACCGCGGCACGTGTAGCCGAGACGCGGGCGTGCTCGGCGCGCCCGGGGCGTACCCGCCCCTTCGCGTCGGCGCGGGCGGCCGCGGGACGGCTGTTGCTACGCTCCCCGACCCGCTCGGCGGGACCGAGGCGTACTTCGTCGCCGTACACGCGGGGAGTGCAAGGGGGAACTCGTCGGCGCCTGTCACCTTCGTCGCGTGCGGGCCGCTCCAGAGCGCCGCGGCCCCTGACGCCTCCGCGGCCGCCCATGCGGGCATGGCGCACGGGGCGATGGCACCGGGGGCGATGGCACCGATGTCCGCCGGCAGCCCACCGTCTGCCGCCAGCGCCGGAGCGGCAGCCGCGCATGCGGCGATGGGGCACGGCGGGGCCGCACCGCCGGCCGCTGCCGACGCGCCGCGGACCGCGAGCGGAACCGCGAGCGAGACGGCGGACGCCCCCTCGCGGGCGGACCTGCAGATGCGCCTGATGGCCGACCCGGTGATCCGCCAGCGCGTCATGGCCGACACCGCAATGCACCGCATGATGATGGAGTCCATGCAGGACATGCCGGCCGAGCACCGCACGCACATGCAGGCCATGATGCACGGCGGCAGCGGCGGCGCCGATGGCCCGGCGATGCCCGTGCGCAAGGACGTGCCCTCGGCGGCCAACCGCACTGCGCCCGCGGCACCGAAGCCTATCGCTCGCCCGTCCGCCCGCCGCAGCGCGACCCCGGCTGCCCGGTCCACACCGGCGCGCCCACCGGGGCAGCCGTCGGCACCCGCCGCAGACCCGCACGCGGGTCACGGCGGCGCGCCGGCTGCCCCGCCGGCCGCCCGCCCGGCCGCCCGCCCGGCCGCCCGCCCGGCCGCCCGCCCGGCCGCCCCGCCGGCGGCCCTGACGCGGCCTCCAGCACGGACGCCCGCGCGGTCAGCGCCGAGTCCGGCGCCGAGCCCGGCGCCGAGCCCGGCGCCGAGCCCGGCGCCGCGCACTGCGCCGCGTGCCGCGCCCCGCCCCGCGCCGCGCCCCGCGCCGCGCCCCGCCCCGCGCGACTCGATGGCCGGGATGGATCACAGCAAGATGGGGCGTCCGTAGGGCGCCGTAGGGCCCCGTAGGGCGTGCATGCGCTTTCGCGGCTACGCACGGCGCAACCAAGGATGCCCGCCTCCGGCAGGGCGGGCACGTCTGCACGTGCCGAAGCCGCGTGCCCCCGGCGCAGGCCGGTGCCACATCCCTCCCTCGCATCGCCCGATGCACACTCAGTCCTTGTCCACACCGGCGCGCGGGCCGGCCCGCGCGCCGGCCACCCTTCTCCTGGCGTTGCTGCTCGCCCTGGTGGCGCCGGCCGTGGCCTACGCGCACGGCGGACTCCGCCGCGCCGTCCCGGCCAGCAACGCGCGGCTCTCGGCGGCACCGCGCGAGCTACGTCTGACGTTCACGGAGCGCGTGGAGCTGTCGGTCAGCCGGGTCGCGCTTGCGGGACCAGGCGGGGCGACCGTCGCGCTGGCGCCGCTCGCGACCGTCTCCGACTCCGCAAACATCGTGGTGGCCGCGATCCGCGGCGGGCTCGTGCCCGGCGCGTACACCGTCACCTGGCAGATCGCCGGCCGGGACGGGCACCCGGTGCGGGGCCGCTACACGTTCGCGATCCTTCCGGGGGCAACGGGTCTCGCCGATGCCGGGGCGGGGCCGGTTGGGCCGACGGAGGGGCAGCGTGACACGGCGGCAGGCGCGCAGGCTGCGCCGGCGGCACCCGGCGCGGGCGAAGCCGGCGTGACGGTCAGCGCGCCGGGACAGGCGCCGGGACAGGCGCCGGGACAGGCGCCGGGACAGGCGCCGGGACAGGCGCCGGGACAGGCGCCGGGACAGGCGCCGGGACAGGCGCCGGGACAGGCGCCGGGACAGGCGCCGGGACAGGCGCCGCCCGCCGCGCCCCAGCCGGTTCCGCCGCTCCCTGAGGCGGGCGCCTTCGACGCCGAGTCGCCGGCATACGTGGTGGTCCGCTGGGTCACCTACGCCGCGCTCCTGGTGGTCCTCGGAGTGGCGGCGTTCCGGACCGTCGTCATCGGATTCCTGCGGCGCCCGCCCGCGCGGTCCGACGCCGCCTCGACCGCCGCCTCGGCCACCGCCTCGGCGGTCGCGCCCGTGCTGGTACCGGAGTTCACACCGGCGGCAGAACGTCGGGCGGCCTCGCTCGGTTTCCAGGGAGCGGTCGCGCTCCTCGCGGCGGCGCTCGTGCGGCTCGGGGCGCAGTCCGTGGCGATGAACGGGACCGCCGACGCGCTGGACCTCGCGCGGCTCGGCGCCACCCTCCGCCACACGGTGTGGGGATGGGGCTGGCTGCTCCAGGTCGCGGGCGCCGTCGTGGCGGCGCTCGCCTTCGCGCGCGCGCGGCGCGCGGGCGGCGGTGCGGCCCCACGCGCCGAAGGCGGCCCGTGGGCGGCCGCGACGCTTGCGGCCGTGGTGCTCGCGTTCACGCCGGCCCTCTCGGGGCATGCGTCGGCCGCGCCGCGGCTCACCCCCCTCGCCATCGTCGGCGACGGCCTGCACGTGCTGGGGGCCGGCGGCTGGTTGGGGAGCCTCCTCGTGGTGCTCGCGGCCGGCGTGCCGGCGGCGCTCGCGCTCGGCCCCGAGCGGCGCGGCGCCGCTGTGGCGGCGCTGGTGCACGCGTTCTCGCCGGCTGCGCTGGCGTTCGCCGGCGTGGTCGCCGTGACCGGCCTGTTCGCCACCTGGCTCCACGTCGGTCGTCTGCCCGCGTTGTGGGGCACCTGGTACGGGCAGCTGCTGCTGCTCAAGCTCGCCGCGCTGTCGCTCGTCGCGGGGACGGGCGCCTACAACTGGCTCCGGGTGCGGCCGGCCCTCGGGGACGACGCCGGCACGGCGCGGATCCGCCGGTCCGCGACCGCGGAGCTCGCGGTCGGGGTGCTCGTCCTGCTGGCGACCGCGGCGCTCGTAGCGACGCCCACGCCGATGGACGACGCGATGGCGGGCGGTGATAGCGCATCCGGCGCGCCGGTCGAGCACGCGGCCGCGGTGGGCAACCGCTGACAAAGCTCGCGCCTCGGACCTCGCCCTCCGCGCGCACGACGACGGGCCCCGATCCGCGCGGATCGGGGCCCGTCGTCGTGCGCGCGGCGCCGCGCGCCGCGCGCTGGCGATCAGCGGTTCTGCACCAGTCAGCGGTTCTGCACCTGCTCGATCAGGCCCTGCCGGCAGTCGTCGTACCACTGGCAGTCCCAGGTCTGCATCTGCACGACCTGACGGCTCTGGTTCGTGACGGTCATCTGCGCCTCGCGCCGCAGCTCCTCGTGGTAGACTCGCTCGACGGCCTTCTCCGATTCCTTGATGATGCGGAGGTGGTGCTTGCTG is from Roseisolibacter agri and encodes:
- a CDS encoding BlaI/MecI/CopY family transcriptional regulator, which produces MITVLNKLVDKRILERRKVEDLYHYSARMSEPEFMAHASRRVVEGILSFEPEAVAASMVDVLAERDPEQLAELARLIRRRMRETGEPQGEPAPPSRARRKP
- a CDS encoding M48 family metalloprotease, producing MKPPRRSPAPPPAAAPGASAPSYLRASTRARENRQRRVLLLGMATAVLLALAPVVGRHVIGAAHQPLTGIDHIGALCLVALHVLLTPVHEALHVLLAGGFAYAVWDRARAWRRARRALTPLDGVVPARGDAFWEAAARGGLDPARLRVVAGLPSPAFTAGWLSPVVYVARELVEDGPRRLPPEELAAVIAHERAHVVRRDPLRFSLLRATAKTLFWIPGLRGLADDVADEAEIRADDAAAAVVGPLTLASALVALAAWRPPAAAFGEPMPDYTVGFAHPVRSMPTGVSRAGVPFVRHDLLDRRVRRLAGEDTTPASRVTRRSLASAAAALVVVWTSGLVDVHELPHDTAASGAVAVAHAAHCHHLRTSAISHLFCRLGATGGWITPGGSDCPHRARPGAPPPIGGA
- a CDS encoding copper resistance protein B; the encoded protein is MSGLAGTRTGGCALRGATRQVRRRRAWAAAAALLFAAMAARPAGAQGTPASPSTPAPPGTEPPTRITGDTTGGRSGRVTGQSHGQGTGPAHGMMMDRTRRVFLLTEVLEIASGESALPITLDGTGWIGGDYHRVFLNVDAEQPTRGGREIDLRGDVNYGRLVSPFWSALVGVRVESRRGEVGPLRTRGLLHFGMEGLAPGWFTLEPSLYVSPTGQVSARIAGTTDFLLTQRLIVQPRAELHAVVQRVPEFLYAPGLTDAELGVRLRYEFRRDFAPYVGLSWFRRTGGSAGLARAAGESDRTAGLVAGVRVWR
- a CDS encoding copper resistance system multicopper oxidase, which encodes MSRHTHVHGVPESGALATTPVSRRHFLHAAGAMGALAAVNRLTPAYAQVSAGHGPAPTARASLAPAARAASVDLRVAETAITVDGRRATAVAMNDTVPGPLLRFREGDEAIIRVTNALREDTSIHWHGIILPNPMDGVPGVNFAGIPAGTTFTYRFPLKQYGTYWYHSHSGLQEQVGHYGPLVIDPAEPEPFAYDREYVVMLSDWMFEDPYRVLDRLKKQATYSNFQRRTAADFFRDVDRMGWRDAIRERWMWAQMRMSPTDISDITAPVYTYLCNGLPPAANWTGLFRPGERVRLRFINAGAGTYFDVRIPGLPMTVVAVSGQYVQPVTVDEFRVEIAQTYDVIVEPNAAAAFTIFAESMDRSGFARGTLAPQAGMAGPIPRRRPRPELTMMDMGMAMGGHAGMSGMSGMSGRSMGAPSSAGGGHAGHGAPTPAPAPSPATGHAGHGGMPATGQPTGQPTGQPTGQPTGQQSSGQPAGAMAGHDMAGMSGMGGMAMGGMAEPRPWEPGTRLYDGSIERKTGLRPLGTLPDPMLHGPDDHDTAMTKPAEVTGSRLAEPGPGLGEDGWRVLVYTDLRALTPHPESRRQPVREIELHLTGNMERYMWSINGVKFSDAPDALRLTQGEPVRFTMVNDTMMAHPMHLHGMWMLLENGNGELCPRLHTVNVKPADRVSFVTVPNDLGPWAFHCHVLYHMEMGMFRVFDVVPPTGGAPVTAQEAR
- a CDS encoding copper resistance CopC/CopD family protein; translated protein: MHTQSLSTPARGPARAPATLLLALLLALVAPAVAYAHGGLRRAVPASNARLSAAPRELRLTFTERVELSVSRVALAGPGGATVALAPLATVSDSANIVVAAIRGGLVPGAYTVTWQIAGRDGHPVRGRYTFAILPGATGLADAGAGPVGPTEGQRDTAAGAQAAPAAPGAGEAGVTVSAPGQAPGQAPGQAPGQAPGQAPGQAPGQAPGQAPGQAPGQAPGQAPPAAPQPVPPLPEAGAFDAESPAYVVVRWVTYAALLVVLGVAAFRTVVIGFLRRPPARSDAASTAASATASAVAPVLVPEFTPAAERRAASLGFQGAVALLAAALVRLGAQSVAMNGTADALDLARLGATLRHTVWGWGWLLQVAGAVVAALAFARARRAGGGAAPRAEGGPWAAATLAAVVLAFTPALSGHASAAPRLTPLAIVGDGLHVLGAGGWLGSLLVVLAAGVPAALALGPERRGAAVAALVHAFSPAALAFAGVVAVTGLFATWLHVGRLPALWGTWYGQLLLLKLAALSLVAGTGAYNWLRVRPALGDDAGTARIRRSATAELAVGVLVLLATAALVATPTPMDDAMAGGDSASGAPVEHAAAVGNR